The following DNA comes from Nevskiales bacterium.
TGCGCGAGCTGTCGCTGTGGGACAAGCGGGACGCCAGGATCATGACCCTGTCCGGCGGCATGAAACGGCGCGTGATGATCGCCAAGGCGCTGTCGCACGAGCCGGTGATCCTGTTCCTCGACGAGCCGACCGCGGGCGTGGACGTGGAACTGCGCCGCGACATGTGGGACATGGTGCGCCGGCTGCGCGATACCGGCGTGACCATCATCCTGACCACGCACTACATCGAGGAGGCCGAGGAGATGGCTGACCGCATCGGCGTGATCAGCCATGGCGAGCTGATCGTGGTCGAGGAGAAGGTTGCGCTCATGCGCAAGCTCGGCAAGAAGCAGCTCACCCTGCAGCTGCAGAGCCCGCTGGCGCGCATCCCCGACGAGCTGGCCGGCCACCCGCTGGAACTGTCCGCCGATGGCACGGCCCTGGTCTATACCTTCGACACCCAGTGCCGGGACACCGGCATCGGGGCGCTGCTGCGGCGCCTGAACGAGCATGGCATCGACTTCAAGGACCTGCACTCGAGCGAGAGCTCGCTGGAGGAGATCTTCGTCAGCCTGGTGAGGGCAAAGCCATGAACACGAGCATTCTGTCATTCCGGCGAAAGCCGGAATCCAGTGAGCCTGATGACAGGTCGCAGAAAGGCACTGGATGCCGGCTTCCGCCGGCATGACGGAGACTGGGCCATGAACATTCATGCAATCAAGGCCATTTACCGCTTCGAGATGGCGCGCACCTTCCGCACCCTGGCCCAGAGCATCGCCTCGCCGGTGCTGTCCACCGCGCTGTACTTCGTGGTGTTCGGCGCGGCGATCGGCGCGCGCATGGGCGAGATCGACGGCGTCAGCTACGGCGCCTTCATCATTCCCGGGCTGGTGATGCTCACGCTGCTGAGCGAGAGCATCGCCAACGCCTCCTTCGGCATCTACATGCCGCGCTTCTCCGGCACCATCTACGAGGTGCTGTCGGCGCCGGTGTCCTGGATCGAGATCCTGCTCGGCTACGTCGGTGCCGCCACCACCAAGTCGCTGATGCTGGGCGCGCTGATCCTGGTCACCGCGCGGTTCTTCGTGGACTACGAGATCGCCCACCCCCTGTGGATGGGAGGCTTCCTGCTGCTCACCGCGGTGGCCTTCTGCCTGTTCGGCTTCATCATCGGCATCTGGGCGGACGGCTTCGAGAAGCTGCAGATCATCCCGCTGATGGTGATCACGCCGCTGGCCTTCCTCGGCGGCAGCTTCTACTCGATCAACATGCTGCCGGAGCCCTGGCAGACGATCGCGCTGTTCAATCCCGTGGTGTACCTGATCAGCGGCTTCCGCTGGAGCTTCTACGGCGTGGCCGACGTGAGCGTGGGCGTGAGCCTGGGTATGACGGTGGCGTTCATGCTCCTGTGCCTGGGCGCGATCGCCTGGATCTTCCGCACCGGTTACCGTCTGAAGGCCTGAATCGGCAGCCCGCAACCCGGCGCGGTCCCGATGGTCTTACAATGGGCCCATCCACCGAGGAAAACAAGCCATGCGCATGACGATTCCGGTGATCCTGTGCCTGATGCTGGCGCTGCCAGCCGCCCGCGCCGGCGAAATGGCGACGCCGCCCGACCCGATCCCGAACCGTTACATCGTCGTGCTCGACGTGAAACTGGTGCCCGGCGTGGCCGCGCCGCTGGTGCGCAGCCTGGCCGAGCAGCTGGCGAAGCAGCACGGCGGCCAGCTGCTGCACCTGTACGAGAACGTGCTGGGCGGCTTCGCGCTCGAGATCGATGCCCAGGGCGCCGCCGCCATCGCCCAGAACGCGCAGGTGCGCTTCATCGAGCAGGACAGCCGGCGCGCGATCTCCGACACCCAGCGCAACCCGCCCTGGGGCCTGGACCGCATCGATCGCCCGGCGCTGCCGCTGGACGGCGCCTACCGCTACGACGGCACCGGCAAGGGCGTGAACGTCTATGTGATCGACACCGGCATCCGCGCCAGCCACCGCGACTTCGGCGGGCGCGTGGTCAGGGGCTATACCGCGATCAAGGACGGGCGCGGCACCGATGACTGCCAGGGCCACGGCACGCACGTGGCCGGCACGATCGGTGGTGCGCAGTACGGCGTGGC
Coding sequences within:
- a CDS encoding ABC transporter ATP-binding protein, coding for SVQPIITVRGLDKTYASGFQALKNINLDIRRGEIFALLGPNGAGKTTLISIICGIVNPTRGSILVDGYDIVRDYRAARARIGLVPQELHTDAFESVWATVSFSRGLFGCPPNPAYLEKLLRELSLWDKRDARIMTLSGGMKRRVMIAKALSHEPVILFLDEPTAGVDVELRRDMWDMVRRLRDTGVTIILTTHYIEEAEEMADRIGVISHGELIVVEEKVALMRKLGKKQLTLQLQSPLARIPDELAGHPLELSADGTALVYTFDTQCRDTGIGALLRRLNEHGIDFKDLHSSESSLEEIFVSLVRAKP
- a CDS encoding ABC transporter permease; protein product: MNIHAIKAIYRFEMARTFRTLAQSIASPVLSTALYFVVFGAAIGARMGEIDGVSYGAFIIPGLVMLTLLSESIANASFGIYMPRFSGTIYEVLSAPVSWIEILLGYVGAATTKSLMLGALILVTARFFVDYEIAHPLWMGGFLLLTAVAFCLFGFIIGIWADGFEKLQIIPLMVITPLAFLGGSFYSINMLPEPWQTIALFNPVVYLISGFRWSFYGVADVSVGVSLGMTVAFMLLCLGAIAWIFRTGYRLKA